The Triticum aestivum cultivar Chinese Spring chromosome 5A, IWGSC CS RefSeq v2.1, whole genome shotgun sequence genomic sequence ATTTTTTGCATCTTTCCATAAGTAGAAGTGTTCGCAAGAAAACCCAGAGATGTCCTCCGACCGCACACCCAAAGAGTGCCATGGGGTTGGGCTGGACTGGAACCCCAAaatttcctcttctttttcttccggAAAAGGAACCCACAGCTATGATCAGCTCAACAAGCAGCGAACGAATCCGCATGAAGCTAGATGGATTAAACTCCTCACAGCTCACAGAAAGGAAAGAAAATACGAGATCAAAACCATCCGGACAGTACAAGCAAGTTAGGGTTCGTCACCAGCCCCCGTCCGGACGGATCGGCGGTCCAGCGGAGCGGAGAAgccgtggaggaggaggacgacggcggcgaccGTGGAGTCAGAGGAGGATCCCTTGGAGGCGGCGTTCCTCGGTGGAAGGAGGCCTGGACCCGGGGGCGGGTGCTCGGCCGGCGGAAGTGCGGAGCGCGACGACCGTCAGAGTGCTTTGTTATTATCGAATCGTTTTTTATTCGCTTTCTTATCTCACCCACCCCGCCTCCCCTGTCACTAACAGGTGGGCCCTCGCTGACAGAACCCTCTCCAGCGCCTCTCTCTCTTTTCCTCGAGTCACCACCAGAAAGAGcagcggcggcgtccggcggcgccgcggcgaggtgctgcccttctcctctctctcgcccCCTTTCCCTTGGGGCTCCTCTGCCCCCTTTCATTCGGACGTCCCCATGGCCATGGATGactgacggcagcggcggcggatgcCCTCTCTCCCTGCTCTGGTTCCCCCGCTCTCTCTCCCCTGATCTGTTTTTCCTCTCTGGGCTGCAGCGCGAAGGAGGACAGGGACGAGCGGCAGGCCGGCGACCAGCAGCACCCCTCTCTTCTCCGTTGGTGATTCCTCCCCAGGTACTATAACCCTAGCTGTTCGATCTGCTTGTGCATGCTGATCTGAAGTACTGTTCGTGTGCGGTTTGTGTGTATGCGATGGCTCGTGTTTATGCCCTGTATAGCATGCTTCTTTATGATTGGTTAGCTGCAGTTCCGAGGACAACATACTTCAGTTTTGTGCAGCGCCTGAATCTAGCTGGCCGGCGCGCCCTCGATCCCGCCCATCCCACTGGCCGGCGCAGCCACCCGCTCCCCATCTCGCCCATCTTCTTCTTCCACATCTTCTTCCCCTTCCTCTTCCATCTTCTTCCCCCCTTCCCTGGATCcccctttttctcttctttatttACTTGCCCAGGCAGCCCCTTCTAAGTTCCTCCTCTTTCTTTGTTCCTATTCTTCCCCTGCTCTCCATGCACATGAATTTACTGACCACAGATTCATCTTTTGCAGGGTGTGCAAATATTATTTGGGGTCGTCCTACATTTTTAGAATATTTGTTATTTTTATTGCTATATGATCATTCAATTATACTTACTCATTGTGTAGATTTTGATTTGATGCATAAAGCACAAAGCATAGGCAATTCCATAGTTTGTCATCCGAACATGATTTGGTATTGAAAACCCATTGAGATTCCAAGGCCCAATTTCATGAGCATCCAAACATGTGAATTCGTATTCAAGTCCATTACAATTTCCTCCCTGAATTGGAACTGAAACCAATTCAATACGGAAGCCTTCAATACATACATCCGAACACAGCGTGCATGTTGAGCATGATTTGCGTGTAATGTTGTTTTAGGGAAATCATGGTGAATGCTCCTGATGATTTTGTAACTTATGCGTGTCTGTTGAGTAAATGGATGTTTCTTCCATGGTTAACATCTGGAAACTTGATAACAATAGATATGTATTACTATTCACCCCTTTTGTCTGACGACCTTGTGTATGCTTCCAGGTTGGAAGGATGAGGAAGGGACTTCATCCCCAGATGCAGTGGATCTCGTACGTGACGCAGAGCGGCAGGCTGATCAACATCATGATGACCAAGGTGAACCACACCGGCAAAGTGTACCACATGAGGGCGAAGCGGCAGATGGCTCAGAGCCTGGGGCAGATCGCCAAGTTCAAACGCCGATACGAGCAGGAAGCGCCGGAGGAGAACCAAGACAAGTAGGGCAGTGCTGTTTGCAAAGGAGATATGCATTCTCCTTAGCCTTAAGCTGCATCATCAGATTTTAGTTAATGAACTTTGTTCATGGAATTTTGTTTCCATTCTCAGGGATAATGCTGTTTAAACCTCTGCAAGTTCGTGTCACTTGCATGTTGGGATTCTCAGAGccataaaacaaaaggaaattTTGAAGCCAATTAATTTCTGTTTCGCATCAGTTAATGGTTGGGCATGACAACGTGTCTTTGATTTAGTTCTGTTTCTACTGTATTTCTAGTTTGTTTCAGAACATGTCTTTGAGAGGTCGACTGGTATTGGTATTGTTGCTTGAAATCCTTGCTGTACTTGAGAGATCGATGTGAACAAAGCTCAGCGGTTCTTGTGCTGCTTACCTTGCAGGCTTTGCACAACGTGAGCTTCTGAGAACTGAGTTCAGCAACTTTGGTTACTTCAAGATGATGATGAGTTTTGCCGGGATGATGATTGGCTAGAATTTGAATTAGTTTAGcctggaggaggaagatgaagagaaaacacAATTATATGAGAACATTTGGTAAAACATCCATCAGTAAAACACACTGGCCTCATCTACTATCGTTCATTTCCTGGTCATTTTCCAACGTGAAAATGAACAAAATCTTGCGTAACAGCCAGCGCCTGCTCCTTTTCACCACTTTGTCTGTCTACATGAAACATTAGCACAGTTTCACATCATAAAAAATTCGGCACTTGTGTTGTGATAAATTTTAAGAAACAAAGTACGGCTATCAAATTTCACACAACACTCGTTGGCCCATTCTGATAATTTGGAaataaaaaagggcaacctggtgcatgtagctcccgcttgcgcagggtccagggaagggtccgaccactttgggtctatagtacgcagcctttccctacatttctgtaagaggctgtttccaggacttgaacccatgacctcatggtcacaaggcagcagctttaccactgcgccaaggctcccctttaTAATTTGGAAATAACGCATCATAATTCATAAACAATTCACTTTGGCATGATTCAACATTGCACGTTGCTAATTAGGCATCTAAATGTTATTTTAAAAGGCATATAAGTGTTCAACAGCATGGCACCAACTACAAGGCTCCATGACTTTTAGCATGACTCTTGAGGGAACCTTCCCCTCGACGTGTGTTCTGATAGCCGAAAGCGCCCTGGGAGCCTCCATGAGGATATCCCTCCCCATAGGGAGGCATCTGTCAGGTGGGGCCCAAGTGCGGATACCACTCCCTGTATAGTACGCTCTCCGATATTTATTGATGCTACATCCTCCAGAACTGTGACAGCCATGAATGGTGTCCAAAGTGAGGCGCTCCAGCAATGACGCGTTCTCCACAATGTGGCATGTTAGCTCAACCAAGCTCTTCGTGGAACAAAAGCCGACGATCGTCATGCTCCTTAGGTTGTTGTGGTGGTGTTGCGGTAGCTGCTTCAGACACGAGGAATCCCCGATAATTGAATCATGCTTCATGTCAGGTTGTCGTACCTATAGACAAAACAGCGATTTCATAATTGACACTAGGTATGATTGCAAGATGAGACGTAACTTACTTCAAAGATGAAAGTCtccaggcaaggacaagcttcaagaaatGAAACCAGAGAAAGGTAATCATAATCCGGTGAAATAGATTCATCTCCAATTAGAGAAATATGCAAGTACTTGAGGCGGCGGAATTTGCTAGGTAGCATTGGTGTGCTGATCATCTGCATACAAGGCATCTAAGATTAGTTATATGAGTAGGCACGACAACTGTTATATCCAAACAGCTAGTCTATACTCATCTAAACTTTCAGAACATACCTCATTAGCGAAGGATATGACAAGTCTTTCAACAATTGGCGCATAGGACAGAAGCTTGGTACGAGCATATGCAAGACATAGTTGGACTGACCGAATTCTAAACACTCCATGTCTACGTTCTTTACTTGCAATGCACTTTTCCATGAAATTAATACTAAGCTACCTTTGAAGTGAAAAGTGGAGATATTTGGAGCACCGATGTCTATCACTTGCAGACTTCTGCATAGAGACACTCTCAGGAACGTAAAGCCGCTGCAGCACACGAGGTACCTTCAGGCAAACGATCTCACGGCAATTCAGGAGTCTCAAAAGCTCCAATGCGGGACAATTGGAAAGAAGGCCCTCTAGCTCATCGTCAGCAATCCGTACATTACTCAGAGTCTCAGACATAACCGTGTCAAGCTTCTCCAGCAACCAAGCTCAGCAGTGGGACGGAAGGCACATATGGCTATGTGAAGATACCGAGTTGAGCTTTCACTCCCATTAAATAACAGCGAGCATGGTAAATTGTATGGTTCCTTAGGAATATGAGGCAGATAAATCTCGAGTTCTTCAATTCCTGCTGTAACAGCAATATGAAGCCAACTATTAATATTATAGGAATCAACCTTGTTACACTCAACAAGTTCAAGTCTTAGTTTCTTCATGCCAACGCCTGAGTGGTTTTTAAGAATATGATCAACTTTGTTGACGAGATCCCTTGTCATTTCATCCTTAATGAAACATGTGATGTAAACAAGCAGGGTAGGACTATTAATAAGCAGGGTGAGACTATTAACTGAAACATGTGATAAAATAACAAACGAACGAAGCCAGGCAGGAGCGCCTGCAGTGCCTGCGAAAGCCCAAGGGGGCGACCAGAAGACAAGCGGGCAGCGTCGAATTGTTTTTTCTCATTTATTTTTGAACTGCAGATTTTGTTTCATAAAAGTGAAGGGTTTTTCTACAAAAGTGCAaatattattaggtaaagataccACTGTCACTTTGAGAAAATGGGCTATGTGAACTATTAGGACAATTTCAATAGTCGTCTGACGCAACATCGAGCGGCATCTCATATTTCTTCGGCAATTTCTTTTGATTTTGGGCTCGCTAGACGCATAAGACGAGGAGACGGTCAAATGAACAAATCGGTAGATATTTTTTTACTTGATATATCTTTATCTTTAATCTTTAACTAATAATAAATGGACTATTGATTCTGACGGCACGTCAAGAAAATTGCCTCCGAAGTTGCCATGAATTACTCACTATGCCATCCATAAGTCAACAATAAAATGTTCTGTTTTCATTTTACAAGTCGCTGCACCGAACATGGTTTTACCCAGCGGTCCACAATTTTCTAATAGCATGCTAGTAGCCATTGGGTGATTGcacttttttgtttattttttaatCAAGCAtatttaaatatttttaaaaatatccATATCTTTTTAATCCTAACTCGAAATCTAgcatattatatatgaaaaattatcaaaaaactGTGTATAATTCAAATATGCTATCATCTTGCATGTTAATCATTTCTAAAGTTTGATTTAGAATGCAATCTTAATTAATACCTTTTTATGAGGTATTTTGAAAATGACTATCATATATCTTCATATACCATTTGAATTAGCACAAAAGCTATTATTAGCGCAATAGGGGATGTTGATTCCAATCAGCTACCATGTGCTAAAGGTTACAACAAATATATAATTATTCTCTCTACTTCGCACAGTGCACAATAACCGATCCATATACAATGATGTACACTAGACTACTAATATGCTTGCAACTAAATTAAATCTTGATTTAGATTACAGTTGCAAACACATATATCAGGAAGAGAAAATGGTGTGCACAAGTTATCGTTGAATACTAAAATGTAGTACTTCTCTATTTCCATCAAAAATTATTGGGAGGAACGACAACAAAGGCGTTCAGGGAACCGACTAGGACTCGATCTATATATACCTGGTGAACCGGTGCAATCTGGATCGACCCGGCTCCCCATTTAATCCCCCTCCAAGACGTCCCATCGCCGCAGTTGGCAGCCCTCCGCCGCCTCTCGCGCTCAAGGCCGCCCGCagccctccgccgccaccccgcgcTCATGGCCGCCCGCAGCTCTCGGCCGCCTCTCGCGCTCAAGGCTTGCGGCAGCCCTCCGCCGCCTCTCGCGCTCAAGGCCGCCGGGAGCCCTCCGCCGCCAAGCCGCGCTCAAGGCCGCCGGCAGCACACCGTCCCCAACCCACGTCTCTCAAGGCAGCTCTACCATGGGTGTGCCGTTCAGCGACCCCACCTTCTTCTCCTTGGAGCAGGCCAAGGCGTTCGTCGGCTGCAACCCGAATCTCTCGGGGGCTCAGATCACCGTGAGCGGCGTACACGTGCGGGACGTGTCAGCTATGGTGGGTTTGCTGAGCGAGAAAGAGGAGAGCTATGGATGGGAGATCGAGAACTGCCATCGTCTGTACAGCGAGGGCAGGAAGTTTGGCGTATTTGTGGACGAGTACGAATCTCTTGTGCGCGATGCGCTAGAGGAGATTGATGGCGCAGGATCTGTGTCGGCCAACACGGCCAACAATCTCGGGTATGAAGCGGCAAAGCTCCTGCAGCTCGTCAAGGGCGACCCTACCCTCGACTACTTTCGCGGGTTCGCCCAGTTTCTGGTCCGCGTCGGCGACGCCGCTTTGGCAGAAGTTGCCCGGGACGCGGGCGCGCTACGACGACTTCCCTGAATTCGAGGAAGACTTCCCGGTTGATCCCGAGCCGGTGTCCCCTCCAGCCGGCGGCGCCGACGCCAACTGATTCTTCGACCCCAATCGTGTACTGATTCTTCGACGCCAACCATGTACGTGTATGGAGTGAGAACTTTATATCTGTCTGTGCAATGTCATAGCATGTATGTTGTGAGGTCAGATCTTCCTTTTAGAAGGTCAAACTTTATTAACTCAGCGCAATGCTTACCAGATGGGTGATCTTCACATCTCTATGCAATGTCATAGCATGTACTGTATGTTGTGAGGTCAGATCTTCCCTTTAGAAGGTCATCATGCCTAAGGCATAACTTTATTAACTCAACGCAATGCTTACCACATGGATTAATTACTGCGATGATCTATCTATCACGTGGAAAAAACTGTTGGAGATCCATCAGTCTACCAAATTTGTTTCTTAAACAAAGTGCAATATATCCAATGCGGAAGGAGTTACGTTGTACGGAGTAATAATCAATTTCCTGTACTgatctttttttattttaaaaagaagaaacaataaggCTATGCACAAGGTCATTTGTTTTCTGAGAAAATACTATTCACAAAGACTACTGTATCAGGGATCGAGGAGTTGCAGATGTTTAGTTCTAGTTTTTACAACAATCGTTTTTTGTGTTTAGTTGATGCCTCAAGTTTTAGCTTCTCTCAGATTTGTGGACAGAACAAGTGTTttgtttttatgatatagatataATCATATTCTTACTACTATTTTAGTTTTTGCAGTTCCTGAAATGACATGCATTTCTCCTTGCTTGTACTAAATAAATAGCGCTATTTATTTAATAaacaactcatcacaaacattaTAATTTTACATGATTAGTCACGTTCAACAACATGGCACCGACTGCAAGGCCCTGAAACATTTAACATAACTCTAGAGGGGATTATGCCCTCAACGTGTGTTCTGATAGCCAAAAGTGCTCTATGGGCTTCCTCGATTATATCCCTCCTCATAGGGTTGCAACCGCCAGGTTTATCGACCGAACAGCCACAAGAACCGAAACTAGTGTCCAATGTGAGACACTGAAGCGACGATGTGTTCTTAATGATATGAAGTGTTAATTCGACCATGCTCTTAGCAGAGCAGAAGCCGACGATTGTTACGCTCTTTAGGTTGTCATGGCGGTGTTCTGGCAGCTGCCTCAGATGCGAGATATCCCCGACAATCGAATCATGCTTCATGTCAGTTTGCTGTACCTAAAATAGAAAGCCGAGATGACCGTTTCAGTTGTTTTGCCATAGGCACTAGGTATGCTTGCAAGGTGATCAGTAACTTACTACAAAGATGAAAGTCTCCAAGCAAGGAGAAGCTACAAGAAAAGAAACCAGAGAAAGGTAATCATAGGCCGGTGAAATAGCTTCGTTTGCATTTAGAGTAATGTGCAAGTATTTGAGGTGCAGGAATTTGCTAGGTAGAGTTGGTGTACTGATCATCTGCATAAAGATGTCTCGGATTAATCATATCACGTATGAAAGCTGTTATATGCAAATAGCTACCCTATGATCATCACAACGTTTATAATGTACCTCATTACACGAGGATATGTGAAGCGTTTCAACATTCAGTACAGATGGCATAGGCTTGGTCCGAGTGTACCAGATAACGTTGGGCTGATATGAACACGTTATCCTCATGTTCTTTACTCGCAATGCGCCTCCAAATGAAATCTTTACCAAGTTACTGCCACCGATGTCAAAACTCGAGATATTTTGAGCGTTGCTCTCTATCTCCTGGAGCTTTCTGCATTGACCCGCTCGCAGGAAGCTGAGCCGCTGGAGCTGACAAGGTATCTTCACACAAACTATCTCATTGCATCTAAAGAGCCACAGTAACTCCAACATGGAAGAATTGGAAAGAAGGCACTCTAGCTCATCGTCCGTAATCAGCACATTAGTCAGCCACAACTCcttcaaccttctccagcaatcaAGCTCAGCTGTGGGACGAAAGACACAGCTGGAGAGCTTAAGATACCGAATTGATTTTTCACTCCCACTGAATAAAAGAGAGCATGGGAAGTTGTACTCTGCCTCACTGATAAGAGACAGCAACATGGAGAGCTCTTCAATCCCTGCTCTAAAAGCAATGCGAAGCCAACTATTGAGATAACAGTGATCAACCTTGCGGCAACAGTAGAGATTAAGCTCTAGTTTCTTCATGCCAACACCCGAGTGATTCTTAAGAATACCGTCAACTTTACTGATGAGATCTCTTGCCATTTCATCTTTATCAATACCATTTCCATTCAAACCTAGTGTTTCCTTACTTAAGGTAAGGTTGCGACAGCATCTCCATGATTGCAGAAATGTGTGTGACACACAAGCCGCGCGAGCAGCCTCTCGTAATGGCATTAGGGCATGTATATGTTGATATATGTCCTGAGAATGCAGAAGCACAGAAAGGAGAAATGTATCAGAATATAAAAAGAAACTTTAATATTAATACTAAGTAATCGCAGCGAGTGGATTGAGGGCTACAAATGAGCTTTTGAGGAAGATTTTCCTGCAATGTTAATTACTTAGTATGGATATTGGTACAATTGCATTCTTACTTAAATTATGCATATGAAAATGAACAAGAATTATTTATTTGCATTTGTGCAAGTCAACATTCAGCACCCATGCAGTGATCGGTGATGCGTTAAACCATACAATGTGATACAATTATATGCAATAATTAAGTCAGTATGGCATCTAAACAAAAACATGTATATTGTGCACAGGGTATAAATAGTACTAcctcagttcctaaatataagacgtttaaactgccaaaacgtcttatatttaggaacagagggtgtacATATGAACATTTAGAGCCACAGACGTAGACTGCCAAAGCCAGATAAGAGAACAGTCTTCCATCATATGTGGTTCTTTTTTTCCAGAAAATTTGGTTACTACTACAGCGCAAGGTCTCAACATTGTTGCAGTGTAATAAAGCATTCCACAGATGCTTGGATTGTCAGAACTTGTCATCATAATCTTATACTCCGAATAGGCACACCTAGCATGATTCTAAGTTTGGTTGTAGCAGGCGGTAATCATATGCCAATGAAGAAAGTACTGTGGTGGTGGACTGGTACGAGCCAAACACAGCATAAAGTAGTAAAAACATAGCTATTCTTCAGGTTTATTTAGCTAGTAAAATTTTCACCAGTACCAGGTAAAAGTAAAACACACAATGGTATTTTACTCAACAATTTAATTCGTCAGTTATCAGAAACAGTATACCTCTGGAAGGTCTAGACCTGGTCTTGGACGAGCACCACTTTGTGAATAATCATCTTGCTGGCGCAATTAGCACTTTTTTTTACAGAATGGAGCAATCAATCCATCTGTCAATACATAATTCACAATGAGAGTACATCAAAACTCTGATAGCACAGACAATTCGGCATCCATCCGAGATTAGATAGATCTCAATTCAAGGTTAAAGTGCAGAGGTTACTATTAAATTAAAGAAAAACTGCAGATCAGATCTCAATTCAAGGTTAAACTGAAAAAATTTCTGCAATCATCGAAGGAAAAGAGATGAGAAAGGGAGTAAGATGCGTACCGTGTGGAGTTCTCCGGCGACGGCGCTGCCGGTGGCGCTTCCTGCA encodes the following:
- the LOC123104280 gene encoding uncharacterized protein, which translates into the protein MISSTSSERIRMKLDGLNSSQLTERKENTRSKPSGQYKQVRVRHQPPSGRIGGPAERRSRGGGGRRRRPWSQRRIPWRRRSSVEGGLDPGAGARPAEVRSATTVRVLCYYRIVFYSLSYLTHPASPVTNRWALADRTLSSASLSFPRVTTRKSSGGVRRRRGEREGGQGRAAGRRPAAPLSSPLVIPPQVGRMRKGLHPQMQWISYVTQSGRLINIMMTKVNHTGKVYHMRAKRQMAQSLGQIAKFKRRYEQEAPEENQDK
- the LOC123104281 gene encoding uncharacterized protein isoform X2; translated protein: MPLREAARAACVSHTFLQSWRCCRNLTLSKETLGLNGNGIDKDEMARDLISKVDGILKNHSGVGMKKLELNLYCCRKVDHCYLNSWLRIAFRAGIEELSMLLSLISEAEYNFPCSLLFSGSEKSIRYLKLSSCVFRPTAELDCWRRLKELWLTNVLITDDELECLLSNSSMLELLWLFRCNEIVCVKIPCQLQRLSFLRAGQCRKLQEIESNAQNISSFDIGGSNLVKISFGGALRVKNMRITCSYQPNVIWYTRTKPMPSVLNVETLHISSCNEVQQTDMKHDSIVGDISHLRQLPEHRHDNLKSVTIVGFCSAKSMVELTLHIIKNTSSLQCLTLDTSFGSCGCSVDKPGGCNPMRRDIIEEAHRALLAIRTHVEGIIPSRVMLNVSGPCSRCHVVERD
- the LOC123104281 gene encoding uncharacterized protein isoform X1, with amino-acid sequence MPLREAARAACVSHTFLQSWRCCRNLTLSKETLGLNGNGIDKDEMARDLISKVDGILKNHSGVGMKKLELNLYCCRKVDHCYLNSWLRIAFRAGIEELSMLLSLISEAEYNFPCSLLFSGSEKSIRYLKLSSCVFRPTAELDCWRRLKELWLTNVLITDDELECLLSNSSMLELLWLFRCNEIVCVKIPCQLQRLSFLRAGQCRKLQEIESNAQNISSFDIGGSNLVKISFGGALRVKNMRITCSYQPNVIWYTRTKPMPSVLNVETLHISSCNEMISTPTLPSKFLHLKYLHITLNANEAISPAYDYLSLVSFLVASPCLETFIFVVQQTDMKHDSIVGDISHLRQLPEHRHDNLKSVTIVGFCSAKSMVELTLHIIKNTSSLQCLTLDTSFGSCGCSVDKPGGCNPMRRDIIEEAHRALLAIRTHVEGIIPSRVMLNVSGPCSRCHVVERD